One segment of Rosa chinensis cultivar Old Blush chromosome 6, RchiOBHm-V2, whole genome shotgun sequence DNA contains the following:
- the LOC112173536 gene encoding auxin-responsive protein IAA11, whose amino-acid sequence MQGFSGGLGTGSVTNMSTVSKDENFAMSSEDSCSPDESDLELCLGLSLGGGGKAAQQGPVGNYARILTAKDFRYVGSNSKSSAAAASSSSSSSSLSSANVTAGTKRSADSVAAANGANQVVGWPPIRAYRMNSLVHQAKSSATEVFNSEKGECQITSGKGNIGGQENNANAKEGGRLTSSLFVKVNMDGSAIGRKVNLTAHSSYEALAQTLEDMFQGPSANAKLIRSGGQEHDIMVGETTPSKLLDGSFDFALTYEDKEGDWMLVGDVPWGMFLCSVKRLRIMRTSEANGLAPRLQERNARQRCAS is encoded by the exons ATGCAGGGTTTTTCTGGAGGTTTAGGAACTGGGTCTGTGACTAACATGTCGACCGTGTCCAAAGATGAGAACTTTGCTATGTCTTCTGAGGATTCTTGTAGCCCAGATGAGTCTGACCTCGAGCTCTGTCTTGGGCTGAGTCTCGGCGGTGGCGGGAAGGCCGCCCAGCAAGGCCCAGTTGGGAATTATGCTAGGATTCTGACGGCCAAGGATTTCCGTTATGTGGGTTCTAACTCTAAGTCGTCGGCGGCCGCTGCTTCTTCTTCGTCGTCGTCTTCTTCGTTGAGCAGTGCTAATGTTACGGCTGGGACTAAGAGGAGTGCTGATTCTGTGGCGGCGGCTAATGGTGCCAA TCAGGTTGTGGGATGGCCTCCTATCAGAGCTTATAGAATGAATTCCTTGGTTCATCAAGCAAAATCTTCAGCCACTGAAGTATTTAACTCGGAGAAAGGTGAATGCCAGATTACTTCAGGGAAGGGTAACATTGGTGGTCAAGAAAACAATGCAAATGCTAAGGAGGGAGGACGCCTCACTAGCTCCCTGTTTGTGAAGGTGAATATGGATGGAAGTGCAATCGGAAGGAAGGTTAACCTAACTGCGCATAGCAGCTATGAAGCCCTAGCACAAACTTTGGAGGATATGTTCCAGGGACCCTCTGCAAATGCGAAATTGATAC GTTCTGGTGGTCAGGAGCATGATATAATGGTGGGAGAAACTACACCCTCAAAATTGCTAGATGGATCATTTGATTTTGCACTCACTTATGAAGACAAAGAAGGCGACTGGATGCTTGTTGGGGATGTTCCTTGGGG GATGTTTCTTTGTTCTGTGAAGAGGCTAAGAATCATGAGGACATCTGAGGCTAATGGACTTG CTCCGAGGCTGCAGGAAAGGAATGCAAGGCAGAGATGCGCGAGCTGA
- the LOC112174861 gene encoding MDIS1-interacting receptor like kinase 1 — protein sequence MKILLIFFFFHCSIGFASYGSAAVANNDEASALLSLKAGLIDPLESLKDWKVQSDHCNWTGVWCNSQGHVEKLDLSHMNLSGSVSGDIQWLKSLTSLNLCCSAFSSSLPKSMSNLTALKSLDVSQNSFVGDFPVGLGRADGLSYLNASSNNFSGFLPEDLGNATMLETLDLRGSFFEGEIPKSFRKLQKLKFLGLSGNNLTGQIPSELGKLLSLESIILGYNEFQGGIPLEFGNLTNLKYLDLAVGNLSGEIPAELGKLKLLETVFLYKNNFEGRIPPQISTIPSLQFLDLSDNKLSGEIPSEIGELENLQLLNLMCNKLSGSVPLGLGNLTQLVVLELWNNSLSGSLPSDLGKNAPLVWLDISSNSFSGEIPATLCNKGNLTKLILFNNAFTGLIPVGLSTCVSLVRVRMQNNLLSGTIPVGLGKLGRLQRLELANNNLTGAIPDDISSSTSISFIDLSRNHLHSSVPSTILSAPSLQTFMASNNFLVGEIPDQFQDCPSLSVLDLSSNSFSGTIPASIASCERLVNLNLANNQLTGEIPKSIAMMPTLSILDLSNNSLTGGIPENFGISPALETLNVSYNKLEGAVPANGVLRTINPSDLVGNAGLCGGVLPPCARNPALESRHRSLHTKNIIAGWVIGISSALAVGIALLGARSLYKRWYSNGSCFEDRFDVGNGEWPWRLMAFQRLGFTSADILACVKESNVIGMGATGVVYKAEITRSNTVVAVKKLWRPATDVETGSSGDLVGEVNLLGKLRHRNIVRLLGFLNNDTNLMIIYEFINNGSLGEALHGKQAARLLVDWVTRYNIAVGVAQGLAYLHHDCHPPVIHRDIKSNNILLDANLEARIADFGLARMMVRKNETVSMVAGSYGYIAPEYGYTLKVDEKIDIYSYGVVLLELLTGKRPLDPEFGESVDIVEWIRRKIRDNKCLEEVLDPSVGNCKHVQEEMLLVLRIALVCTTKLPKDRPSMRDVITMLGEAKPRRKSSSINNDAYATNKDQPVFSTSPVNGLL from the exons ATGAAGATTTtgctcatcttcttcttctttcactgTTCCATTGGTTTTGCTTCTTATGGTTCTGCTGCTGTGGCTAACAATGATGAAGCATCTGCCTTGCTTTCACTAAAAGCAGGTCTGATTGATCCTTTGGAGAGTCTTAAGGATTGGAAAGTCCAATCTGATCACTGTAACTGGACTGGTGTATGGTGCAATAGTCAGGGTCACGTCGAGAAGCTTGATCTCTCCCACATGAATCTCAGTGGTTCAGTCTCAGGTGACATCCAATGGCTCAAAAGTCTCACTAGTCTCAACTTGTGCTGCAGTGCATTCTCTTCATCATTGCCGAAATCCATGTCGAATCTCACAGCACTGAAGAGCCTTGATGTCAGCCAGAATTCCTTTGTTGGTGATTTTCCAGTGGGACTTGGAAGGGCGGATGGCTTGTCATATCTGAATGCTTCCAGCAACAACTTCTCGGGTTTTCTGCCCGAGGATCTTGGCAATGCCACAATGCTCGAGACCCTGGATCTTCGAGGGAGCTTCTTTGAAGGGGAGATTCCGAAGTCCTTCAGGAAGTTGCAGAAGCTGAAGTTTCTTGGCCTCTCTGGGAATAACCTCACAGGTCAAATCCCATCAGAGCTTGGGAAACTTTTGTCATTGGAGAGCATCATTCTTGGGTACAATGAGTTTCAAGGTGGGATTCCATTGGAATTTGGAAATCTCACCAACTTGAAGTATCTTGATTTGGCAGTCGGCAATCTTAGTGGTGAGATTCCAGCTGAGTTGGGGAAGCTGAAGCTACTAGAGACAGTGTTCTTGTACAAGAACAACTTTGAAGGTAGAATCCCACCTCAAATCAGCACCATTCCTTCGTTGCAGTTTCTTGACCTATCCGATAACAAGTTATCGGGTGAAATCCCATCAGAGATAGGTGAGCTGGAGAACTTGCAGCTACTGAATCTCATGTGCAATAAGTTGTccggttcagtaccattgggaCTTGGAAACTTGACTCAGTTAGTGGTTCTTGAGCTGTGGAACAATTCTTTATCAGGCTCTTTACCAAGTGATCTTGGTAAAAATGCTCCATTGGTGTGGTTGGATATATCATCCAACTCATTCTCCGGTGAGATTCCAGCGACATTGTGCAATAAAGGCAATCTCACCAAGCTCATCCTCTTCAACAATGCCTTCACAGGTCTAATTCCAGTTGGCTTATCAACCTGTGTTTCACTTGTTCGTGTCCGAATGCAGAACAATCTTCTTTCAGGGACAATCCCAGTTGGTCTTGGCAAGCTTGGGAGGCTTCAAAGGTTAGAATTGGCTAATAACAATCTCACTGGTGCAATCCCAGATGAcatttcttcttctacttcaaTTTCTTTCATTGATCTCTCTCGAAACCACCTCCATTCTTCTGTTCCTTCAACAATTCTCTCTGCTCCAAGTTTGCAAACCTTCATGGCCTCGAATAATTTCTTAGTAGGAGAGATTCCAGACCAGTTCCAGGACTGTCCTTCACTTTCTGTGCTTGATCTCTCATCAAACAGTTTCTCTGGAACCATTCCAGCAAGCATTGCTTCATGTGAGAGATTGGTGAATTTGAATCTTGCCAACAACCAATTAACTGGTGAAATCCCCAAGTCAATTGCCATGATGCCCACATTGTCCATTTTGGACTTGTCCAACAACTCTCTCACTGGTGGAATACCAGAAAATTTTGGAATCTCTCCAGCCTTGGAAACTCTCAATGTCTCATACAACAAGCTAGAAGGTGCTGTCCCAGCAAATGGTGTGCTTAGAACAATAAACCCAAGTGATCTTGTAGGCAATGCTGGTCTCTGCGGTGGTGTCCTCCCTCCTTGTGCCCGAAATCCAGCATTGGAATCGAGGCATAGGAGCTTGCACACTAAGAATATTATTGCAGGATGGGTGATTGGCATTTCATCAGCTTTAGCAGTTGGAATTGCACTTCTTGGTGCAAGGTCTCTATACAAGAGGTGGTATTCGAATGGAAGTTGCTTCGAAGATAGATTCGATGTGGGAAATGGAGAATGGCCATGGAGATTAATGGCATTCCAGAGGCTTGGTTTCACAAGTGCTGACATTTTGGCTTGTGTGAAGGAATCAAATGTGATTGGAATGGGAGCTACTGGCGTTGTCTATAAGGCTGAGATAACAAGATCAAACACAGTTGTTGCAGTTAAGAAGTTGTGGAGACCAGCAACAGATGTTGAAACTGGAAGCAGTGGTGATCTAGTGGGGGAAGTGAATCTCTTGGGGAAGCTAAGGCATCGAAACATTGTTCGGTTACTAGGATTTCTGAACAATGATACCAATTTGATGATTATATATGAGTTTATCAACAATGGCAGCCTTGGAGAAGCCCTTCATGGCAAGCAAGCTGCGAGGTTGCTTGTAGATTGGGTTACAAGGTATAACATAGCAGTCGGAGTTGCGCAAGGTCTTGCTTATCTCCACCATGATTGTCACCCACCAGTCATTCACAGAGACATCAAGTCCAATAACATACTACTCGATGCAAACCTTGAGGCTAGGATTGCAGATTTCGGGTTGGCAAGGATGATGGTCCGAAAAAATGAGACAGTTTCCATGGTGGCTGGTTCATACGGCTACATTGCCCCTG AATATGGATACACATTGAAGGTTGATGAGAAGATTGACATCTACAGCTATGGTGTGGTTCTATTGGAGCTTCTAACAGGAAAGAGGCCATTAGACCCTGAGTTTGGAGAGTCGGTAGACATCGTGGAATGGATTCGAAGGAAGATTAGGGACAACAAATGTTTAGAAGAAGTATTAGACCCCAGTGTAGGAAATTGCAAGCATGTTCAAGAAGAGATGCTCTTAGTCCTTAGAATAGCACTTGTTTGCACTACCAAGCTTCCCAAGGACAGACCCTCCATGAGAGATGTCATAACCATGCTTGGAGAGGCTAAGCCTCGACGGAAAAGCAGTAGCATCAACAATGATGCATATGCAACTAACAAAGACCAGCCAGTCTTTAGTACCTCACCTGTAAATGGTCTTCTATAG